The window GAATAGTCCCCTAAATTAAAAGGGAGGTGGATAAAGAGAAAAACCCTCTTTGGTAACAGGCAAGAAATAGATTTTAcactactttattttctttaatattttctttaataagacATTACAGTACACAACTGAGCCTCCAGTGTGTCAGTTAACAGGGGGTATAGCCATATGAAAGAGTGGAAACAGATTTACTATTAACCCCACTCCCTTCAGCAACTGATGtctatttataaatgaaaaaaaaaaaaatcctcccttaatatattttattaggtTTTTTGAAGACATCATAACAATTAGTTCTGTTATAGAATCttcaaattacaaaaatatttaattagggctctgaaattttaagattttcccctactgaaaatttaattcacacacaacaaccaaaaaaaaaaaaaaaaaaatagtagtagtTGATAGAACAATTCACATATTAGGTCTGAGAATTAAAGGTTTTATGCAAGATAAATGCAACTATTATTCCTGTCACTGCGATACAGCTTTAGATGTGGTTCTTTAGCTTTCCATAACGAACTGAATACAAACATAAaaaccttttattaaaaaattacacAATTAGTAAGGCAACTGAAAGAGAAACTTAAATTCAAAGATaaccatttttaaatgaaaaactaaaCATTGAAAAAACATATATGCTCAGAATACTTCCTTGTAACTGAAATTAACCAGAATAATACCCAACACATGAAAAATGGCAGAATTCTAGCATTCTGGTAAGTAAATAAGATACCATATAATCAATAGTCATGTAACATTTAGGGAATGGAATAGGGTActaaaagattttcttttggtCAGATAAACAATAAGAATTTTCTTACAAACTTTGCATCAGGTCATTAGAGCTTTCtcttaaaatctcattttaaacaGTAATAATACATACAATGTAATAGATGATGCAAAACCATAGGAAGAATCTGGAGTAACAATTAAAGGATAGAATCTGGTGTCCATAAAATCTGGCTACAAGTGTGTGCTACTACtcctaaatatatatttgaatactgttcttcctatcattttttttaaaaaatcaaatcagttaAAATGGACATTATTAAACTTAATTTTGTAGTTCTGATGAAATTAAATTGTTGAGAATCAATTTCTAAACAGAGTCTTCACCTGACAAGATTTAACTTCATTTGAATCCTTTTCTTCACAAATACCTTTAACATACCTATGTAACAAGTCTGTGGGGGGGATGGGGGGTAAAGCTGTTCTAAGACTCAACTCAAATTCAATGTACATGGCCtttaagagtttaaaaataagaccaaaatagACCCTTAAAGGCAATAAGTGGATACTCAGCTATGCCATTCCATCCTTTCTGTTAATGACATTTACTAATTACAAAACTGGCTCAAaccaatttattttccattcattattttggcaaatatttaaaacatttttttcagaagCTTAACCTTCGATTTAAAACTATCTAGAATAATTCTGAAAGAGATTTACATTATTATAGAATGAAGACAGACCAGTTTACAGTTATAAATTTTTCAAGCTTAATCTTAcacaaaatgattaaataatttttcacgTCTTTCCTTATGGCAAACACATACTTTGGAACCTTATTTTTCATAAGGAAAACTCGGTTCTTTCAATCATTTACCAAAtacttgtaaattgttctttaatcaataatttaatttatatccaATTCAGGGCCAGCAAGAAGAGGATTATTTTGTCAAATCTAAAATTCCTTTCTCAGAACTGTCCCAAGTTGTTTTCAGAATTGATATACCCAATACAGGTACAACTGAAGAAAGGGGAATGGCAGGCAcataattctcaaaaaaaaaaaaaagaatttactaaaCAAATTGACAAATTATAATATCAAATTTATGATGACAGCAGTTTATCAATGCTTCTTGTTTCATTAGCTGTTTTAGCTAACATAATACACTAGGAATACATGAACACATGTATTGAATGAGTCTGCTTTAGTTTGAATAACCAACAAACAATGATAAAGGGGGCAGAGACAAAGCATTTGCAATTTTAGCTGATGTCTTCATTAGATTTTAAGGCAGATGCGTAAAAGTGGAACAGAACTTCTACAAGCATTTATCCTGTGATGTTGTAAAATCAAAGTACTACTTtattaaatgagttattttacaCAATATGAACATCAATATAATTacaattgtaaaaaaattttcataacaaGGATGGactgattttcaggatttccaatcaGGGCCCAACTGTACATTTACACAGAATTGTCTTTGCATGAAGCCCAAAAGGGAACAGCATAAAAATGAGTGTTTCTGTAGCCCCCTTATTTTTGCTGATCAACAGTTTGTTAGAAAAGCAGCTGCAGGTTTGTTACCTAAGGTCTGAGATAGTAGAAGAGTCAATAGGTGCCATGAATTCACCTACAAAAACATAAGAATAGCTTTCAGTGAATGTAACTGTTACACAACACTAATCTAAATAACACTGCTTATACTGGccaagaaagaaacaaaccaGACATTTGACAATGAATTTGAGTTTTACAGAAAGCAGTCTCTAGATTCAGTTGGTCTTTATAGCTAATTGGATTTTTACTACCCTAACACCAGAATTTCTGATCAGTTTACTAAAGGATAGTTTAAAGTGTGTGTGTTACGGGGGGAATTCAAACAAGCCATCAAGAATGAAAATGATTGTTTTCCAGCAATTACAATACATGATAAATTTTTTCCTATAATACAACACAGTGCTGCACCCAAGTAAAATACTAGCATAATCCTCTCAGCTACTTAAACCTGCATCATTTCTGAGAGCAAAATCTCTCAAAATACAGTTGTTAGTATTAACTACTCTCTTCAAGTTGATTATCTTTTTCATTCCAGGACCAGAGCTGGCCAGAttcctctttcatttatttatttatttttggccgCAGCAGTAGTAGTAcaagttaaaatagattttgtgTTCTGAAGACATGGCATGAAGtattgcaaaatgtttttttaagtaCAATTATCAAACTTTTAAGACAGGGAAACAATTGTCAAGTCTCAGCCAGAAGATAAATTAAATCTCACAATTTTAGGAGATAGTTATGTCCTCTTGAACAACtgacattaaaacaaacaaacaaaaaaaaatcaatgacctGTAAACAACTTTATGCCTGAACATCAGCCAATTCTGGAGGAAGTGGAGTCTTAGGATGTTTGCTCTCAAAGTGCTGTTTGAAGGTCTTGGGGTCCGGCATTTGTGTCTAATGAGCGACaaaatgaagaggcaaaagataagagagaaaaaattagttatcataggagaaaaaacaaaaaggcaaaatttaATAGATTCACTATATTTATATTAAGAACAGATCAGAATAAGCTCACTACAATGATTTTCATCTAATTTCAAAATGTCATGCAAAGATTCCTTCCATGTACATCAGAATCTATGTCAGTTAAATTTGACTactattattctttatttcaattttattaactgtGCCATGTCTTAGCAAGAGTAAGATATTTCATCTACTCTACTAAtgatcccattttagaaataatcttTGTTGTCCTAGCATAATGACCATTTTCCAGCAGTAATTTCAACTAAGCTATAATATGTTCACACCATCTTTATCCCCACTAGTGACCAGCCCAAAGGCATTCTTTGTACATGGTAGATAGCACACATTGCTGtcataaattttcaaaattcctgTTGTCCAGAGAATAGGACAGAAAACAGTTAAGGTCTAATACCAATAAAGAGATCCTTCATCATCTTTAAACTAGTTTACCCATATTAAACTTGCTCTGTTTCTTAGTGTGATTGATATTCTAATTATGCTGACATACCTTGACTATACAACAATTGCAAgcaaattcataaagaaatgtttaaattttaaagctAACTCTGAGATTTACTTATTATAAATTCAATTACTAAACTACCAATGTAGCACACAATCTCTTTGGCAAGATGCCAACTGATATGCCCAGAAACcatttttatttaacataaaattatgTATAAGGAATATCATTTGACAGCAATATGAACATTTATTAGAAAAGAGTAGAGGTGGGATGAACAGGTCCAGACAAGTTGCAATGAGGGGCTGCACTTGTATAATTGTGGATCCCAGAACTTTATACTAATAAATCTTTATCAAAGTGATAGAACAATTGTCCACAGAAATGCTGGGCCTTCTAGCCCCTCTTACCCTACAGACAGTGCAGGTATATATCAAGGCAGCCTTAGCAGCAGCCTTCTGATCAtgtccttgtttctttttctgtccagCTTGTTTTTTGGCATTTTTCTGCTGAGACTGAATCTTCTGCTGTCCACGAGCCATatctataaacaaacaaaaagttattaatacATAGGTACTAGTAATTAATTTGTTCAGAAGCCATGCCAAAGACATTATCAGTAGgacatttctaacacaatacaGGCCTTTCTGGAATTAAAGTagttaaatttgaaataaaaattttgagttaacttaaaattttttgctatttttttttagtgaaaaatttctcttcattttaatattttggcaattttcctttcatttaataaatataaggTTTGAGTCTTGAAACTCAGGAGAAATAAGATCTGTCACCTAATGCCTCAAAATGAGATCAGAGCAGCAGGTGggaattattcttttcttgaaaGCACACACTCAGGTTTCATAATACTACACTCTGGTACCCTTGAAAAATTAGTCTTTCTAGAGCAGCCTCAATTTATACAATTCAAAACAATGAAATCTCTATTTCAAAAGACAGGCCaggtggaaaaattaaaataaactcatCCATACCCTGTTgctttaatataatcaaaggaaCCCTTTTGAATAATCTGCCACAACTACATGACACAGCAAGTGAAAAATGTTATACTTGGACCCAGAAATCTAgagtttaaattcaaattctgccactgACTAGTTGCATGACCCTGAATGGGaagttatttcatcttttaattcttatttcctcacatataaaacAGAGATACTATTACTTGCACCACCAACCTCGAAAGACCATTTTGACATTAGTACTTCAAAGTACAGTGAACACCAAGGTAAAGGGAATAGAATGGCAGATCTGGTCTGTCACAAGCAGAGTCACAAAAACTGGTGGTCCAAAGCATTTGATCATACTAAATATAGCTACACTtcgtggagaaaaaaaaatcactatttttaaACTCTAGACAATCTTGCTTTAGACACTTGTgacaggcaagtcatttaaaaggataacatatatatgtaaagcactttctAAGTTTACTATAAAGATATGTGtatgtagtttttcttttttaaaatcaacctGACATCATTTTATTGGTATATGGAATGCCTGATACCAATGCCAGGTATTACCTTCCCATGAAATTTACAGCTTTATAGAGTTACCTAGAAACAGATCCTGGTCAGCAACATGCTGactgagaaaaccacaaataaacattatttattttgtagtgtatttaaatttattttgttaaaaatttcccaatttcattttaatatggaTCAGAACACATTCAGGAGTTCTGTGGGTAGCCTGCAGCCCTAGAACACTGAGAAGGTAAGTTATTTTTTGCTCAGGATAACCACTGATttcagagattggatttgaacccaaggtcTTTCTTCCCGATTTCTAAGCCAGTTCTCTattctggctttttaaaaaagaattgtattaAAGTAGATCATAAGTACATTTCTATAAACCTCTCATatgacatacatacacacatatacagatgaATGCATGCCAACCAGTCCAGGACAAATCCTACTTGCAATGTTACCTGATAAAAAATTCCTCGTTTTAAACATAAGCCCAAAACAGGAATCCTAAACTTCATGTTTgttatgtaattttcttttaaagtcgATGTCACATCAAGAGAATTGACAGCCAAAGCAAAAAGCTAAAGTATACTTCTttagacaatctgcctttagcattagttttaaaatggaaaatcaaaagCCAAGTTTCTCTCAATGCTTATCTTTTGTACCAAGATTACATATTTAATAACAGAccttggaaatatttaatatactAACTTAATCTTGGCTGATTCACCACCACCCAAGACTCTTTTTACCATAGAAAAAAGGTTTCAAAAGTAATTTGATAATATGTAAAGTCTTTACAAGCTGAGTGGTATAGTATGGATACCTCCTTGCCCCTCTCCCTCAtccaagaatttttgtttttgtactctAAAATTCATGAAGTACTTAAAAGTGTGTTCTATTTCAAAATTTAATGTTACTAAAATCACTATTTCTACTTACAATTAAAGTTATCTTGAAGTACTGTGCATCAATGAAAAGGTACCTTACACTTGTCAATAGCCAGTCTCAAAAGTTTTTATAATCAGAAAACTACAATTCTGTGTTCcactaattttatatattttttactttaccttAACTTTTAAATCTCGAAGGTGTTTAACCTTTACACTGTGGCACAGCACTCCAAAGTTTCCTATCCTAAAATGGCAGGCCACTAAAAGAATTCCAGAAGTTTCTGAAGATGAAAGAAGTCTCTAAGCTGTTAGGATGGTACTTTTCTATTCAATAGCCTATAATACCCTGGTTAATTACTTTTGTACAGTAGTACAAAGTAGTAACACCAATTTGTGgaacaatgtcccagttttaaAAGATGGAGAAGTATTCTCACTTCATCAAAAACTCTATTATATAACAGGTTTAACACAAGTATTCTCATGGCCTCTCTCATGGCAAAGGAAAGCCATGCTGCTTTCTTCTCATAGAAAGAGGCAGATTTTGGAtatataaaaggcaaaattaaaTAGTCAAAATCTGAGGGAAGAAGGTTCTTAAGTTCTCAGCCTACCTCACAGTAATTTCCTTTTTGAAAGCCAAATTGTAAATTT of the Sarcophilus harrisii chromosome 1, mSarHar1.11, whole genome shotgun sequence genome contains:
- the ZNF706 gene encoding zinc finger protein 706, which translates into the protein MARGQQKIQSQQKNAKKQAGQKKKQGHDQKAAAKAALIYTCTVCRTQMPDPKTFKQHFESKHPKTPLPPELADVQA